From a single Salvelinus namaycush isolate Seneca chromosome 14, SaNama_1.0, whole genome shotgun sequence genomic region:
- the smim1 gene encoding small integral membrane protein 1, whose protein sequence is MASDMDSNTAGVQYNRWNEDNINLNVAGTGVTGLYNRVCTGTLGIAIKVAGALAALVAVYVIGYVTGYYVHKC, encoded by the exons ATGGCTTCTGACATGGACTCCAATACTGCTGGTGTGCAATACAACCGCTGGAATGAAGACAACATCAATCTGAATGTGGCTGGAACAGGTGTAACGGG GCTCTACAACAGAGTCTGCACTGGCACCTTGGGCATAGCTATCAAGGTGGCCGGAGCTTTGGCTGCACTGGTGGCTGTTTACGTCATAGGATACGTCACTGGATATTACGTCCACAAATGCTGA
- the LOC120059266 gene encoding leucine-rich repeat-containing protein 47-like has protein sequence MDGQESWPEIEKASKEKRRELVLQGAVIDEKISSNGGLCSAIYSLKLLNYLEIIQCPSLTEIHGDIQNLTTLTSLILCRNKLSSIPKTIGNLKSLKVLDISVNNLKALPEEITQLSDLNTLNVSCNNIESLPDGLCHCTKLSTINISKNDITRFPDDFYRLDLLSTVIASENSIEELSGDVHKLSALKVLDLSNNKLSDIPYELSDCSKLKEINFKGNKLKDKRLEKMVNGCQTKSILDYLRAGGRGKGKGSKQADGDGDKADGGRNAEKTQTKKQRKQKKKKTEEEEDEVDELNRLVVKVLHVSDNPGAFTVKVANELKDVRPYLVCCVVRGMNFRSGNALKRFLVAQTKLHDDLCGKRTTATIATHDMQLLKGPLMYDARTPPMLKIVPLGRKEMTAVELMRQLQLEAEDQRKQRKRQNVSGLHKYLQLLDGKELYPCLVDAEDHVISFPPITNSERTKIRKTTKELFLEVTSSTSLQICKDVMDALIVKMAELNKFTFEHREEAGSEEESDSPPVPASDGTTSGELVIQQVRTVDPDGNLKVVYPSKTDLCTDVGDLNVIW, from the exons ATGGATGGTCAAGAGAGTTGGCCAGAAATTGAGAAAGCCTCAAAAGAGAAAAGACGCGAACTGGTCCTGCAAGGTGCAGTTATCGATGAAAAGATATCCTCTAATGGAGGTCTGTGTTCCGCAATCTATTCTCTCAAGCTCCTAAATTACCTAGAAATCATCCAATGTCCGAGTTTGACAGAGATTCACGGAGACATACAAAATCTGACCACCCTTACGAGCTTGATTCTTTGTAGGAATAAGCTCTCCTCTATTCCAAAAACCATTGGAAATCTGAAGTCCCTGAAAGTCCTCGACATTTCAGTCAACAACCTGAAAGCTTTGCCTGAAGAGATAACCCAGCTAAGCGATCTCAATACACTCAACGTGAGCTGCAACAACATCGAGTCACTACCAGATGGACTGTGTCATTGCACGAAACTCTCTACCATCAACATCTCCAAAAATGACATCACTCGGTTCCCTGATGACTTCTATCGCCTGGATCTCCTCAGCACCGTCATCGCCTCTGAGAATTCCATAGAAGAGTTGAGTGGAGATGTTCACAAGCTCTCTGCTCTAAAG GTTTTGGACCTATCCAACAACAAGCTCAGTGACATCCCCTACGAGCTGAGTGACTGCTCCAAACTGAAGGAGATCAACTTCAAAGGAAACAAACTCAAAGACAAGCGACTGGAGAAGATGGTCAACGGTTGCCAGACCAAGTCCATCCTGGACTACCTTCGGGCCGGTGGCCGAGGGAAAGGCAAAGGCAGTAAGCAGGCCGACGGGGACGGGGATAAGGCCGACGGGGGCCGGAACGCAGAGAAGACCCAGACCAAAAAGCAGCGCAAGCAGAAAAAGAAGAAgaccgaggaggaggaggatgaggtggATGAGTTGAACCGGCTGGTGGTGAAAGTGCTTCATGTGTCTGACAACCCAGGGGCATTCACTGTAAAGGTGGCAAATGAACTGAAGGACGTGAGGCCGTACTTGGTGTGCTGTGTGGTCAGAGGCATGAACTTCAGGTCCGGGAATGCGCTCAAGAGGTTCCTGGTTGCGCAG ACCAAACTTCACGATGACCTATGTGGTAAAAGGACAACTGCGACCATCGCAACACACGACATGCAGCTACTCAAGGGACCTCTCATGTATGATGCCAGAACACCTCCTATGTTAAAG ATAGTCCCCCTGGGCCGTAAGGAGATGACTGCGGTGGAGCTGATGAGGCAGCTGCAGCTAGAGGCAGAGGaccagaggaaacagaggaagaggcagaaTGTGTCTGGCCTCCACAA ATACCTGCAGCTTCTTGATGGAAAAGAACTCTACCCATGTCTGGTGGATGCAGAGGATCATGTGATCTCATTTCCACCAATCACCAACAGCGAGAGaaccaag ATCAGGAAGACGACTAAGGAGCTTTTCTTAGAAGTGACCAGTTCTACCAGCCTGCAGATCTGTAAAGATGTGATGGATGCTCTCATAGTG AAAATGGCAGAGCTGAACAAGTTCACGTTTGAGCACAGAGAGGAGGCTGGGTCAGAGGAAGAGTCGGATTCACCCCCAGTCCCTGCCTCGGATGGTACCACCTCAGGAGAGCTGGTCATCCAGCAGGTTCGCACCGTGGACCCTGACGGGAACCTCAAGGTCGTCTACCCGTCCAAAACGGACCTCTGCACCGACGTCGGCGACCTGAACGTCATTTGGTAG